DNA from Deltaproteobacteria bacterium:
CCGCCGCCGCACGCCGCGTCCACCCGGCCCATGGGGCACGCCGCGTCCGCCCGCCGCGCCCGCCGCACGCCGCGTCCACCCGGCCCGCCACCCGGACCACGTTCGGGTCCGGGCGCTCACCGTTGTCGATGCAATCGACCTGCGCCGGTGCCGACAGCCGGCGCTGGCGAATGCACCTACAACAACCCGAGGCGACGCCCGCGGTCGATCGCCTCGGTGACGCTGTGCGCGCCGAGCTTGCGATACAGAGACCGCACGTAGCAGCGGACCGTGTCGACGCTGATGTCGAGCTCGGCGGCGATCTCCTTGTACGCGAGGCCGCGCGCGAACGCGTCGAGCACTTGCCGCTCGCGCGGCGCCAGGCGCGGCCGATCGCGCGCCGTGCCATCCAACCGTCGCGCATACGACAGGATGCGGCGCGCCTGGCTGCCGGTGACGGCGACGCGCACGCGCTGGGCGCCGCCGCGCGCCGCCGGGGCCTCGATCACGACGGTGACGCAGTCGCCGG
Protein-coding regions in this window:
- a CDS encoding DNA-binding response regulator encodes the protein MAPARSTVRASGAAGAPGAGATGDCVTVVIEAPAARGGAQRVRVAVTGSQARRILSYARRLDGTARDRPRLAPRERQVLDAFARGLAYKEIAAELDISVDTVRCYVRSLYRKLGAHSVTEAIDRGRRLGLL